CATCTGGTTCACCGACCCTGATTATTCATGGTGGAATTCCCTCACCGACACCGCTCCTCAGCTTCCAACTGCCAGCTACCGATACAATGCAACCTCTGGCGCTGTGTTCGTGGTAGAAGACAGCATTACCCAGCCTAATGGTATCGCGTTCAATCCGGAGGGTACGATTGTGTACATCAGTGATACTGGTGCGTATATTTCTTCTCAACCCTTTCAAGACAGTATTCGTCTAACATGTCTGCATCCAGGCGCTGGAAGAAACACGGTTGACCCGAAATTTGGCCAACACAAGAATACCTTCAACTCATCAGTGGGACACAGGTATGTTGCTCTTGGTCTCATGGCCATCTCACTGGCATGGAAATACTAACATGGAAGTAGAACTATCTACGCCTTCGACCTCAGCGAGGATGGCACCCGCGCTATGAACAAGCGACCTGTCTATTTGTCTCCTGAATACGTGCCCGACGGTCTCAAGGTGGCTGCAAATGGGTACATACTTACAGGAAACGGAAGAGGTGTAGATGTCCTTGACTCTTTTGGTCAGCTCCTCCTGACGGTCCAGACCAACTACACCGTTCAGAACTTTGCTTGGACAGGTCCTGAACTCAAGACTCTCTGGTTGATGGGCGCTGGTGGAATAAGTAGGGTCGAATGGGAGCTGGTAGGCCAAGAATTGAAGtaatttcaatttcaatgGCTTTTGACGCCCACAATGATGTTGTAAGTATGTttatggatgatgagctATGTCTGAAATGTCCGCTGGGGACCACGCGCGTCTTGGAAACGAATTATGGGAATATATCGAATTATTCTTGCTCGTCATAAATTGTATCTCTAAAAGTGTATCTATCGTTATTACTGCTCCAAGCTCCGCACAGCCATGGCAAAAGCACCCTCCTTGTTCTTGTGACCGCCGATGAACCCGCTCGCATGGGTGAAAATCGCACCCTCGGGGATCTTGGGCTTGCCAGATTTCTCTGCCTCGCCAGCAATGACACCGTCCAGGTCCGCGTCACGAACTCCACGCCACGACTCAGGCAGAGGCTTACGAGATTCGAAGCTGCTCTCGGAGGTCGAAACACACTGCACACGCCACTTAGAGTCCTCTGCGGTACTTTCGGCATAGAGGACGTAGTAGACCTCATTTTCGGGGCTGATTTCTTGTCCGGCCGAAGCCTCCGTTTCGAAATTGTACAGATGCTCCTTCCAGGGAATGCCAGCCTTGGGCAACACGATGATGCGGCCGGAGGGGTGAACATCCAGTCGCGAGTGATACGCATCACGGACAGTCGTGCGGGCGGGCAGCCAAGATGTGCTGGCGTGGTGCAGCTTGCGGGTGAAGACGTTTCCAATAAAGGTGCTTGCACGACCAAAGAGACTGTCCTCATCTTGGGGCTCTTCCGGGCAGGTGGGGTCCGGGTTATTCATGTCACCCACCACGGATGTGATCGTGATCCCACCATCCTTGAACCTATTCTCAATCCCGGCCGATGCGATGGCCGCAGGGTCGTAAGATGAGATACCGTTGTCGTTGGCATCGATGGCCTCAATGAAGCTGGTGTAGAGCTTCTCGTACAAAATGGAGACATCTTCGTGGTCTAGCGGTAATCCAGTGTGTTGAGCAATAATCGCACGACCAAAGTGCATATACACCAATCCAGCAGACGAGAGTTTTGTTTCGTGGTTGGGGAAGAACGTCGCGAAAGTCCGTTGGTGATGGTCATAGCGGTTGCGGGAGTGATCATACTCCCCGCCAACATCAACCACGGTGTGACATTGCTCAAGCTGAGCCGGATCTCTGGTGCGAACAAGGGGGGAAGAGGAGTATGTAGGGAGCAGACGGAGGAGGTAGACGGCGAGAGCCTCGTCGGCATGGAAATGACCGCTTGAAGAAGGAAGCGTAATCAGTAACCAGACAAACGTTATTGGAAGTGAGCAAGGACATACTTATGGGTCCCGATGATGGGAGGAGAAGTCTTGAGCTTCTTTGTAGTAGTTTCCTCGGCCATTCTGAAGAGCTGTCGAAGTCTTAACATAAACCAACAATGAGTGATTCAGTTGTCTGGACGATATATCGTTGTTGTCACCTCGAGGGAAAATCTGGATAAATTGCCTTATCGGGACAATATTTAGGGCTGCTATCAGAGGGCTTCCTCCATCAGGTGGTGTCCATATCAAGACTAGCGTAAGGCATCAATACGGACAGTAATTATCACTGTATCAGCCTTACGTGCTATCACATGCTCGTGTTTTTCTCTCTATTCAGCACTTGTCCCTTATTCCTTTCTTGTCTGTCTTcgtctttcctttttctgtaTCTTCTTGTAATCATTGGGATCTTCTTCCAGCAGTGATTATTCTTTCATTTACAACTCCTTTTCTACACTCTTCGCTTTATTTCTCTGTTTTtctctgctgcttctgaCCGCTACAATCCTGGAGCCCACCGCCTCGTCCCCAGCCTGCAAGTGCCGCGCAGGAACCAGCTGTACCCTGTCCAGCGCAAATTTCGCACCTTTGACTTGTTCAACCCTTCTCGAACGGAGAAGCGAACATACACACGCGTCAAAGGACATATTTTCTTACTGTGGTTACGCCTTGGTTGTGCTACTGTCAATTCACCACGTGAAACTTGTCTTCCTCTAACCCGCCTGGAGATAAgatcgaaaagaaaaaaaaaaggcactACATTACACACGGACGTGATCAGAGAAgctaaaaaaaaattaaGTGAGGGGCACAAACAGATAAGCAGCTTTATGTGAAAAAAGTCAGGCATCTACACCCTTTTCGTCATTCTGTTCAGCTCTCTCCGGGATACGGATAATAGGTACCTAATACCTAACTGGGAATCAACCCTGGTTCGTCGCGTGTGTCTAGCAGCTGTCACATAATCGATCCTTTTCCACCCCTCCTTCTATCAACAACCCCCGCTCGTTCCAGTGATCGTTTCATCTTACGCCGAACCCCATGTGGCTCTTCCGCGCCGTCTCGTCGGCCTTCTTCCTTACGGTCACCGTCTCGTCGATTCCACTAGCATTTGATGTAGGTGGGAGGACGTGCGGCTTAGCCTTTTCGCTCTCTCTCGCGACCTTCTactttctcttttcccttCTAAAGGTCACCACTCCCGACCGGTCGTGGCTCCGATCCTCGTTAATTGTTGTCATCCGTTCTACACAATGGCTTATTATCCCGATCCTCCTTATCTGGTCACTAAATCGATTCTCCATTGATACGGATAACTCTACCTCGTGGGTGGAGCGGACTTTCAGCGGAAAGAGAGCCCAGGACTCGTCGATTCAGGAATGGTTGTTCGGTCCCGATGGATTGGTGGAAACCGTGACAATTGGCAACTGGGAGAAGCTTTTGCGTTGGTCAACTCCAGTTTTTCAGCTGGTTGAGGGGTTCTGCAGTTTATTGGTCATTCAGGCTGCAGGTCAAATCACCAGATGGCTGGTCAACCGTGGTGGACGCAGTGATAGCTGGATGGTATGTATCCATGTTCTTCTTGTGGCTATACATTACAGTGGCTAATTTTCAGATAGATCGGCCTATTGGTGATGTCCGCTTCTATCATATCCAGTTCCGTTTACTTTCTCTGGCGGGTCCTCCAGTTTCCCGAGATTTCAAATGTCGACGCAGCTCTGATCGGTGTTTCCATCACATGTGCCGTGATCTTGTGTGCATGGGGGATCGGCAGCGGACGTGGCAATCCCGTGGAAAGTTCCCTCTTGTTTGCTTATGTCGTCCTGTGCATCTATCAAATATTTACCGATTACAAGCCCTCATACCCAGTCGAGCAGATTCCGTCGCCATCGCAAGCAGGAGATTTCCCCCCTTTGCCTCCCATCATCATGGCATCTTACACCACCCTCATGCACGCACTGTCCCTCCTTCCGTCTATCATCCATGCGGCTTTCAATGTGATAAACGCGGTTTTTGGTGCAGTGACACCGTCGGTTCTTATCTCGCTCGCCTACCGTCTCTTGGTGCTCTATGCTTCGACACGGATTATCCCGGCTGTTCGTGAATCCGGAGCCCGTGCCTTGTTTCAGGAAGCTTCTCTGGATGACTCTGATGCGGCCGGACAGTTTCTTGGATTTCTCAGCTACTTCTCTCCCTCTATTCTTATTTCGGTCTATACCAGTCTTTTGATGCAGCATTTCTCCTCGACTTCTGAAGCGATGGGCGGTAGCGGTGAATGGTGGAGCACCCAAGGAGGTGGAGGGGGCAATTTCTGGCGATGGATTAACCTCGCCTGCACGCTGGGATTGTATGCGGTTGAGCTATACCTGGGCGAAAACGACAGTCTCGATACTGGACTGGCAGGTCATTGGAAGGCAGACTGAATTGCCTACGCTAGACAGGTACGATTATTCGTGGTTCGACGTTCTTCGACCATTCTTTTGTGCCCTCGTTAAGCTTGGGGGCGCTTATATCCAAATCAGCAAACTGTTACCAGCACCATTACAGAGACCTCTATTTATGAGACCGAGCATATTCCGCTCTTGCTCATCTCCGACTCATGCAAGGGTCGGGCCATTTATCAGTGCTCCTGACAAAGTCTGGTGGAAACCCGCACAGCTTGGGTCTCCCGGGTACTACCTATTATCCTGGCGTCTTATCTGGATACCCACGAAGAATCTGATTTGTCAAAAGAGGCAATCTTTGCGTGATATTATTAGCATGATTTCGTCCAGTGCTCTGTGGTTGCAAGGGAACCCGTGGAAACTCAGTGCGGGGACAATCTAGTCTGCGTCCTATgacgtgcagtcggattgaGCGTGTGAAGCTGCTCaattctctttttttttttttttgctcttgATTTTATTCGCTACTTGCCATTATACCCCCTTTAGGTCATTCGCTAAATTCTCGTCTTTTATCTGATTCACCATGGTGTCTACACTTCCGTTCCATATAGTCTATTTGCTTATCTGCTTCTGGCCTGGCCTTTGTCTTTGGGCATTTATACCCGGTTGATATAGCTTAAGTGGCACTGTGTCTTGATTTAGCCTCATTTATTATGTGATTAGTTAGCTAGCTTACATGAAATATGATACTGTGGTCTATATTAACTCCTTTGAGACAGGGTCAAGCAGTAAATGTTTCGATTTGTTGGCCTGCAACCATTATGCATTCATATGTAGACACAAAAATAGCTTCAAAATGGAAAAGAGCAATGTTGAAAAGGTATGAATGGAGAAAGAGAATCGTTATGGACAACGACAATGCGTGGAAGAGAAATCAAACAAGATAGGGCAGAATACATTCCTCGGAAAGATGGCAATATGATCAATCAATGTGAAGTCATAtggacaagaagaaaaggcGTAACTAGAGTGCAAAGCGTGGCATCATATGCGTGGAGATGAAAATGGAAAAGAGCCATCGGTAAAAAGCAGACCAAGCACACGCAAGGACCGAGACACAAGCCGAGCCGGAGGGAATTATGGAGTAAGCGATGACACGTTGCAGGAAATTTGCTGTCTTCCTATGCACACATTCATCGGGCCAGATGAAACTCTGCGTCTCTAACGGCCATTCACCCTCGAGTTCCTATGCTGCGGTCCACACTGGTTGCCCgatcaagaaagagaagcACGGCTCTCGTATGAAATCGAGAGGATAAGAGAACATATTCCATAGCGCCAGGCTCTTTTTAATAACACAAAGCACTGCATGGGCAATTGGAacgtaaaaaaaaaaaaaaaaaacaagcgaaaagagagaaagaccAGCCCGGCAAGAAGGGAGAAACAAGAAAGA
This Aspergillus chevalieri M1 DNA, chromosome 3, nearly complete sequence DNA region includes the following protein-coding sequences:
- a CDS encoding ICE2 family protein (BUSCO:EOG092640ET;~COG:S;~EggNog:ENOG410PIH0;~InterPro:IPR013635;~PFAM:PF08426;~SECRETED:SignalP(1-18);~TransMembrane:9 (n6-17c23/24o33-51i63-83o140-160i172-193o205-224i236-252o272-291i298-319o357-378i)) — protein: MWLFRAVSSAFFLTVTVSSIPLAFDVGGRTCGLAFSLSLATFYFLFSLLKVTTPDRSWLRSSLIVVIRSTQWLIIPILLIWSLNRFSIDTDNSTSWVERTFSGKRAQDSSIQEWLFGPDGLVETVTIGNWEKLLRWSTPVFQLVEGFCSLLVIQAAGQITRWLVNRGGRSDSWMIGLLVMSASIISSSVYFLWRVLQFPEISNVDAALIGVSITCAVILCAWGIGSGRGNPVESSLLFAYVVLCIYQIFTDYKPSYPVEQIPSPSQAGDFPPLPPIIMASYTTLMHALSLLPSIIHAAFNVINAVFGAVTPSVLISLAYRLLVLYASTRIIPAVRESGARALFQEASLDDSDAAGQFLGFLSYFSPSILISVYTSLLMQHFSSTSEAMGGSGEWWSTQGGGGGNFWRWINLACTLGLYAVELYLGENDSLDTGLAGHWKAD
- a CDS encoding MYG1 family protein (BUSCO:EOG0926347K;~COG:K,O;~EggNog:ENOG410PGRJ;~InterPro:IPR003226;~PFAM:PF03690), which gives rise to MLRLRQLFRMAEETTTKKLKTSPPIIGTHNGHFHADEALAVYLLRLLPTYSSSPLVRTRDPAQLEQCHTVVDVGGEYDHSRNRYDHHQRTFATFFPNHETKLSSAGLVYMHFGRAIIAQHTGLPLDHEDVSILYEKLYTSFIEAIDANDNGISSYDPAAIASAGIENRFKDGGITITSVVGDMNNPDPTCPEEPQDEDSLFGRASTFIGNVFTRKLHHASTSWLPARTTVRDAYHSRLDVHPSGRIIVLPKAGIPWKEHLYNFETEASAGQEISPENEVYYVLYAESTAEDSKWRVQCVSTSESSFESRKPLPESWRGVRDADLDGVIAGEAEKSGKPKIPEGAIFTHASGFIGGHKNKEGAFAMAVRSLEQ